gcaaaaggtgtgccAGTAGCTTACATTAGAGCGATCAAGGACATGTATGAcagagctaagactcgggttaggatagTGGGAGGCGACTCAGAGCATTTTCtggttgttatggggttacatCAAGGATCTGCGCTCAACCCATTCTTATTTTCCCTAGTGATGGACGCACTGACATAGAatatccaaggggaggtgccatggtgtatgttattcattgataacatagttctgattgatgagacgcgaggtggtgttaacgagaggctggaggtttgtaGACAGGCCCTTGAGTTTAAGGATTTtaagttgagcaggactaagacagAATACCTGAAGTGCAAGTTCAACGCCGAGTCAAGGGAAGTGGGCATGGACGTGAGGCTTGGATCATAGATCATCCCAAAGAgaggcagtttcaagtaccttggatcGGTTATCCTAGGACGGGGAGATCGATGAGGACGTCACACACCGTATAAGGGTGTGATGAATGAAATAGAGGTTAGCATCTGAAGTAatgtgtgacaagaaagtgccatCGATACTCAAAGataagttttatagagcggtggttagaccgaccatgTTGTATGGGGTAGAGTGTCAGCcggttaagaactcacatatacagaagatgaaagtagcagaaatgaagatattgaggtggatgtgcggacacactaggatggataagattaggaatggatatattcgggagaaggtgggcgtggtTCCTATAGAAGACAAGATGTGagaagcgaggctcagatggttcggacatgtgcGGAGGAGAAGCCCTGATGCCCCAGTAAGaaggtgtgagcggttggctttggcagatacgagaagaggtagagggcggcctaataAGTATTAGGgagtgatcaggcaggacatgactTGGtttcagattttcgaggacatgacccttgataggaaggtgtggaggtcgagtattaaggttaaaggttaggaggtagttgagcatTTTTCTACTTCGTACTGGGTGTGAGGCTAGTCTGATTGGGTTTGTCTTAGACTGTCAACGGTTAATGTTGTGTTCACACTATTCTTCCATTTTTCATAGCACTAGACCTTCTTTACTAGTTATTGTTATTGGGTTTCATCTATTTTCTTGTTCTTATGATGCTGTTATTACTTCTATGTTTTCtattgatggtactgatatattgttTCTTTTCCTCTTTCGTTTTCTTAAGTCGGGGGTCtgtcgaaaacagcctctctactccatcagggtaggagtaaggtttgcgtacacattaTCCTCCCCATACACCGCAcctgtgggattttactgggttgttattgttgttattgttgttgttgaattttttctttttcttagaaGAAAATTATAGATCTCTCATATTTGGCTAATCTTTTTTTCTTGGAGAAAAAGGTTTTAGATTTAGATATTTAATAATAAACAACCTTCTTGTCCACAGTTTAACAGGTTGTTGATTCTTGACATTTTACAAAATAGTtgacaaaatctgaaatttgaaGATTCTCTAAAAaataaattaacatataaaatgTCAGCAGAACTTGAATTTGGTAAAAGAATAAAATATTACGTCCACCTAACCTTTGTGGAGGTCATAGTTGACTGtcttcttcacctaacaacccaCCCACCCACTTACCAACATGGAAGGACCCTTTTTGTGAAACTTGCAATTACATGGGGGCtctttttatattaaaatatttaatgTAATGTTAACAGAAAGTATATGTTCAACATTTTGCAAAGTATTTGAACCTAGATCCCTAGGAAAGTCCAAATTTTTAGAAGAGATTGCATTTCATAATATATTACATTACCTGTGGATTTAATGGGAAAGAACTTAATTTGGTTAGTCTAATATACGATTCAAtgctcaaatctactccaaatgagttcaaatatgaaacataattttcaaatatcataaagaacaaatctcaatcatcaaattgtcaaaataataataaatttaataaCCCTATTTTGCAACTAATAATAAGAGGAAGAAACTCTAGGCACAAAGaaccgtaaaaaaaaaaaaaaaaaagaagagaaaagagtaTGTATTTGatcaattaatttttttttttaaagtggtATAAATCAACGGATGGAGGGGTGCCGCATTATAATTGGAATCAaacgaaaacaaaaaaaaagtaacTTCAGAAAATGAGGAAAATTATAATTTGTTAAAGGACCGTCTATTTGGAAATTCATGAGAATACTATAAAGAGCAGCCATTGTTTAACAGGGAAACCACCGCGTTTGACAAAAGGGGATTAGACCGGTCTTCTAAATTTGTTCTCTCCATTCTCGAAGTAGTCTCACTTCAAACAGCCTTAGTTGATTGAGCCTACAAAGGTGAGTTCACACCGTTGAATTATATCTTCATGCATTCACTATTTATACTCAATTTTCCACAAATCTGATCGTAATCTCAACAACCCCAGTCCATATATTGTTTATTGTTTCAATTATTTAACGTGAAATCTCATACAACTATATTGTTTGAAGCAAATCTTGGTGCTTGGTTGAGGTAGTAAAGGATCTTCTTGAGTCAGTTTCATCTGTTAAAGGTTTGATCTTGACAACCCAGTTCATAATTTTTTCCTTGTTTCATTTACTTGAAGTAAATTTCATCAGTTAAATGATATGGAAAATCTTGGTACTTGGTTGAGGTAGtactagtagtagtagtagttttgTTTTGGATAAGTTTAATCTGTCAAAGTTATGATCTTTATTTGTGATTGTTTAGTAGTTGAATCGATTTATTCTGtgaaagatttgatcttttttgtGATAGTTTGATGTTTGATTCTAATCTGGCCTAAATTCTTGGATTTTGCTATGAGTTGTTCATTGTGTTCCACTGGGTGTTTTGTGATTGAATTGTTTCAGTAGCTGGTGGATTTAATTTTACCCGTGGTTTTTAATTCATGATCACCTAGTTCCTTTTTTCTCCCTGTGTGTGTCTTTGTGGGACATTATTGCTACTTCTTGTGCTTTTAGGTTTTTAGGTAAGAATGTGCACTTTTACCTTTTCGTTTCATCGGATGGGAAATCTAGAGATTTACTTGGTTCTTTTGTTTGCAAAGATCACCCTTTTGTCTACACCTTTTAGTATTTCATGATAATCTAATCTATTTTGTCCTACCTGCTGTTTGGTAAAGCAATTCGAACTCGTTTTTCTACTTTTTCTTCCCCGATCTGTTTAATAATGTGTTTATTCAGTTTTCAAAAATTGTGGCTCAATTCTTTTTTCAGCCTGGTTTCATGTCTCAGCGTGAATTTTTGGTGTTAGCCAAAACATCGTCCATTTTCTCAGATTTTGTGTTGGTATTGACCTTCCTGAGTTCATTTAGTAAGTTCATAAATTGCATCAGTTAATTAATATTGCCACTAAGCTCGTAAGTAGAGTCTACTTATGGTACGAGAATTGTCTATACAAGCGCTCTGTAGCATTTTATTTCTATACAAATTGAAGGTAAACAGTGAATGTGAGTTTGGGATGGACAGTGTTATTGAACTTCCTATTCTAGTGCATTTGTTTTCATTGTTTTTGTCTCCTTCTTTTCATAGGTTTTCCTCTTGAGTCAAAAAGTTGTCTGTAAAATCACTTGTGCCTTTATTTTCTCATTTTCACTGATGTCATTCTTGTTGTCCGCCAATCTGTCTTTTAAAGTCATACTAAATGAATCTGAATTGCCATTTCCttgaattttgtttttgaatttataAGCGAATAATGAAGGGACAGTTCAATTTATTTCTAATAATGGACTTTTCAGTCATCAGATATCTTTACCTGACTTTGAATAGTGACGTTGTTGTCCGTCTTAAGCATCTTTCACTAAATCAACCGTTCAACCATTCGTAGTGTTTTTGACTGATGCAAATCGGTAGGAATCAAGTATCTCTGGTTTATTTGCTCAATCCTAAGACCAAATGACCAGTACAGATATAAGAGTGGCAGGGAATTTTTGCAGAATCTGCTTTAAAAGTTGCTGTGATCTATTCTCTCTATTGCTGCTCTATTTCTCTTTGAACCTTTtctgttttcatttcattgtaagggaaaaaaaaatgaaattctCACATCCTCCTATAACAGGTAACCAACATGGCTACACCGACAAGAATTGGTCTTGCTGGGCTTGCTGTTATGGGACAAAATCTTGCTCTCAATATTGCCGAGAAAGGATTTCCTATATCTGTTTACAACCGATCCACTTCAAAAGTTGACGAGACTGTTGAACGAGCTAAAAAGGAAGGAAATCTTCCTCTTTATGGCTTTCATGATCCAGAGTCCTTTGTACTCTCTATCCAAAAGCCCCGTGTCATAATCATTCTTGTCAAGGCCGGTGCACCAGTTGATCAGACCATCAAAACCCTTTCTGCTTACATGGAGAAAGGAGACTGTATCATTGATGGTGGCAACGAATGGTATGAGAACACTGAAAGGAGAGAGAAAGAAATGGCCGAGAAGGGTCTTCTTTATCTAGGAATGGGAGTTTCAGGCGGTGAAGAGGGTGCTCGCAACGGACCCTCACTGATGCCTGGAGGCTCTTTTGAAGCCTACAAGAACATAGAGGACATCTTGCTAAAAGTTGCAGCTCAAGTCGACAGTGGCCCTTGTGTTACATATATTGGTGAAGGAGGTTCTGGaaattttgttaagatggttCATAATGGAATTGAATATGGTGACATGCAGTTAATTGCAGAGGCTTATGATGTGCTAAAATCTGTTGGCAAGCTCTCTAATGATGAATTACAACAAGTCTTCACGGACTGGAACAAAGGAGAGCTTCTGAGCTTCTTGATTGAAATCACAGCTGATATATTTGGAATCAAGGATGATAAAGGAGACGGGTATCTTGTAGACAAAGTTTTGGATAAAACTGGGATGAAAGGTACTGGTAAATGGACCGTTCAGCAAGCTGCTGAGCTGTCAGTTGCTGCACCCACAATCGCTTCATCATTGGATTCAAGATTCCTTAGTGGATTAAAGGATGAAAGGGTTCAAGCAGCTAAAGTATTTAAAGCTAGCGGGGTTAGTGATATCCTTGTTGACCAGTCCGTGGATAAGAATCAGTTGATTGACGATGTGAGAAAGGCACTTTATGCATCCAAAATATGTAGCTATGCTCAGGGCATGAATTTGATAAGGGCAAAGAGCGTTGAAAAAGGATGGGATTTGAAACTAGGGGAGCTTGCTAGGATTTGGAAGGGTGGTTGTATTATCCGTGCTATATTTTTGGATCGGATCAAGGGGGCTTATGACAGAAACCCGGATCTTGCTAATCTACTTGTGGATGAAGAGTTTGCAAAAGAGATGGTTGAACGACAGTCTGCTTGGCGAAGAGTAGTCTGCCTAGCTATCAACTCGGGTATTAGTACACCGGGTATGTCTTCAAGTCTTGCTTACTTTGACTCGTACAGGAGGGAAAGACTTTCTGCCAATTTGGTTCAAGCTCAGAGAGATTATTTTGGTGCTCATACATATGAGAGGATTGATGTGCCGGGATCTTACCATACCGAGTGGTTCAAGATTGCGAGACAGTCAAAGAACTGAGGTCTTTTGATGTTTTCTTTTTATTTGACCTAATTGAATAAGGTTCTTGTTGTCATTGAATCTGGGAGGTTAGATTCTGTAGTATCTGTCATGTGGTCGCTCAAATGTTGGAACTTTACCTATATTGTTGTGAAGCCTATTTGTATCTTTAAGGCATTGGcccttttctttcatttttgtccTTTAAGTTACATATGATCATATGCAACCGGAGCAAGTATTTGTCCATGTGCTGGGGAAGCCTATCAGATCTTCTCCAGTCCTTTGTTTTGCAATATGAATCTATGATGATGTGCACTTCTCATTTTCTTTTGTTATTTGAGTCTATTTCTCTTCTCCCTCATCTTACATATTTCAAATGTTGTGCTTGCTAGTATCTGATTCAGTTGAAATGTTTTGAGTATTACCTGGGAATCGTCACATACACCCGTTTGTGTCATC
This region of Nicotiana tomentosiformis chromosome 4, ASM39032v3, whole genome shotgun sequence genomic DNA includes:
- the LOC104111637 gene encoding 6-phosphogluconate dehydrogenase, decarboxylating 1 encodes the protein MATPTRIGLAGLAVMGQNLALNIAEKGFPISVYNRSTSKVDETVERAKKEGNLPLYGFHDPESFVLSIQKPRVIIILVKAGAPVDQTIKTLSAYMEKGDCIIDGGNEWYENTERREKEMAEKGLLYLGMGVSGGEEGARNGPSLMPGGSFEAYKNIEDILLKVAAQVDSGPCVTYIGEGGSGNFVKMVHNGIEYGDMQLIAEAYDVLKSVGKLSNDELQQVFTDWNKGELLSFLIEITADIFGIKDDKGDGYLVDKVLDKTGMKGTGKWTVQQAAELSVAAPTIASSLDSRFLSGLKDERVQAAKVFKASGVSDILVDQSVDKNQLIDDVRKALYASKICSYAQGMNLIRAKSVEKGWDLKLGELARIWKGGCIIRAIFLDRIKGAYDRNPDLANLLVDEEFAKEMVERQSAWRRVVCLAINSGISTPGMSSSLAYFDSYRRERLSANLVQAQRDYFGAHTYERIDVPGSYHTEWFKIARQSKN